In one Camelus ferus isolate YT-003-E chromosome 14, BCGSAC_Cfer_1.0, whole genome shotgun sequence genomic region, the following are encoded:
- the ATP4B gene encoding potassium-transporting ATPase subunit beta isoform X2, protein MAALQEKKSCSQRMEEFQRYCWNPDTGQMLGRTLSRWVWISLYYVAFYVVMTGLFALCLYVLMCTIDPYTPDYQDQLKSPGVTLRPDVYGEKGLDISYNVSDNRTWTELTRTLHRFLAGYSPASQDGNIDCTSEKYFFQERFLAPNHTKFSCKFTADMLQNCSGSPDPTFGFAEGKPCFIIKMNRIVKFLPGNSTAPRVDCAFLHPRQDVPLQVAYYPPNGTFSLHYFPYYGKKAQPHYSNPLVAAKLLNVPRNRDVVIACKVLAEHVTFDNPHDPYEGKVEFKLRIQK, encoded by the exons ATGGCAGCGCTGCAGGAGAAGAAGTCGTGCAGCCAGCGGATGGAGGAGTTCCAGCGCTACTGCTGGAACCCGGACACGGGCCAGATGCTGGGCCGGACGCTGTCCCGGTGGG TGTGGATCAGCCTGTACTACGTGGCCTTCTACGTGGTGATGACCGGGCTCTTCGCTCTGTGCCTCTACGTGCTCATGTGCACCATCGACCCGTACACACCGGACTATCAGGACCAGCTCAAGTCGCCAG GGGTGACCTTGCGGCCGGACGTCTATGGGGAGAAAGGCCTGGACATCTCCTACAATGTGTCTGACAACAGGACCTGGACGGAGCTGACGCGCACCCTCCACCGCTTCCTGGCGG GCTACTCGCCGGCGTCCCAGGACGGCAACATCGACTGCACGTCGGAGAAGTACTTCTTCCAGGAGCGCTTCCTGGCCCCGAACCACACCAAGTTCTCCTGCAAGTTCACAGCTGACATGCTGCAGAACTGCTCCGGCTCGCCGGACCCCACCTTCGGTTTCGCAGAAGGAAAGCCGTGCTTTATTATTAAGATGAACAGG ATCGTCAAGTTCCTCCCGGGCAACAGCACGGCCCCCAGGGTGGACTGCGCATTCCTG CACCCGCGCCAGGACGTGCCCCTGCAGGTGGCGTACTACCCGCCCAACGGCACCTTCAGCCTCCACTACTTCCCCTACTATGGGAAGAAAGCCCAG CCCCACTACAGCAACCCTTTGGTCGCCGCCAAGCTTCTCAACGTCCCCAGGAACAGGGACGTTGTCATCGCATGCAAGGTCCTGGCAGAGCACGTGACCTTCGACAACCCCCATGACCCCTACGAAGGGAAGGTGGAGTTCAAGCTTAGAATCCAGAAGTGA
- the ATP4B gene encoding potassium-transporting ATPase subunit beta isoform X1, whose amino-acid sequence MAALQEKKSCSQRMEEFQRYCWNPDTGQMLGRTLSRWVWISLYYVAFYVVMTGLFALCLYVLMCTIDPYTPDYQDQLKSPGVTLRPDVYGEKGLDISYNVSDNRTWTELTRTLHRFLAGYSPASQDGNIDCTSEKYFFQERFLAPNHTKFSCKFTADMLQNCSGSPDPTFGFAEGKPCFIIKMNRIVKFLPGNSTAPRVDCAFLDEHPRQDVPLQVAYYPPNGTFSLHYFPYYGKKAQPHYSNPLVAAKLLNVPRNRDVVIACKVLAEHVTFDNPHDPYEGKVEFKLRIQK is encoded by the exons ATGGCAGCGCTGCAGGAGAAGAAGTCGTGCAGCCAGCGGATGGAGGAGTTCCAGCGCTACTGCTGGAACCCGGACACGGGCCAGATGCTGGGCCGGACGCTGTCCCGGTGGG TGTGGATCAGCCTGTACTACGTGGCCTTCTACGTGGTGATGACCGGGCTCTTCGCTCTGTGCCTCTACGTGCTCATGTGCACCATCGACCCGTACACACCGGACTATCAGGACCAGCTCAAGTCGCCAG GGGTGACCTTGCGGCCGGACGTCTATGGGGAGAAAGGCCTGGACATCTCCTACAATGTGTCTGACAACAGGACCTGGACGGAGCTGACGCGCACCCTCCACCGCTTCCTGGCGG GCTACTCGCCGGCGTCCCAGGACGGCAACATCGACTGCACGTCGGAGAAGTACTTCTTCCAGGAGCGCTTCCTGGCCCCGAACCACACCAAGTTCTCCTGCAAGTTCACAGCTGACATGCTGCAGAACTGCTCCGGCTCGCCGGACCCCACCTTCGGTTTCGCAGAAGGAAAGCCGTGCTTTATTATTAAGATGAACAGG ATCGTCAAGTTCCTCCCGGGCAACAGCACGGCCCCCAGGGTGGACTGCGCATTCCTG GACGAGCACCCGCGCCAGGACGTGCCCCTGCAGGTGGCGTACTACCCGCCCAACGGCACCTTCAGCCTCCACTACTTCCCCTACTATGGGAAGAAAGCCCAG CCCCACTACAGCAACCCTTTGGTCGCCGCCAAGCTTCTCAACGTCCCCAGGAACAGGGACGTTGTCATCGCATGCAAGGTCCTGGCAGAGCACGTGACCTTCGACAACCCCCATGACCCCTACGAAGGGAAGGTGGAGTTCAAGCTTAGAATCCAGAAGTGA
- the GRK1 gene encoding rhodopsin kinase GRK1, producing MDFGALETVVANSAFIAARGSIDGSGGPSSRDRRYLARLKLPPLSKCEGLRESLDLDFPSVCSEQPIGKRLFQQFLRADERHVPALGLWKDVEDYDLADDDLRPQKAQAIRAEYLDPQAKLFCSFLDEGTVARAREGPVAGEDGPFQPLLQATLEYLSRAPFQEFLGSLHFLRFLQWKWLEAQPMGEDWFLDFRVLGRGGFGEVSACQMKASGKMYACKKLNKKRLKKRKGYQGAMVEKKILAKVHSRFIVSLAYAFETKTDLCLVMTIMNGGDIRYHIYNVDEENPGFPEPRAIFYTAQIISGLEHLHRHRIVYRDLKPENVLLDDDGNVRISDLGLAVELKDGQTKTKGYAGTPGFMAPELLRGEEYDFSVDYFALGVTLYEMIAARGPFRARGEKVETKELKQRILEEAVTYPDKFSQASRGFCEALLQKDPETRLGFRDGSCDGLRADPLFRDISWRQLEAGLLVPPFTPDSRTVYAKNIQDVGAFSTVKGVVFDKADTDFFQEFATGTCSVPWQEEMIETGVFGELNVWRSDGQMPDDMKGVSVQATPPSKSGMCLVS from the exons ATGGATTTCGGGGCCCTCGAGACAGTGGTGGCCAACTCGGCCTTCATCGCCGCCCGGGGCAGCATTGACGGGAGCGGCGGCCCGTCCTCCCGGGACAGGAGGTACCTGGCCAGGCTGAAGCTGCCCCCGCTCTCCAAGTGCGAGGGGCTCCGGGAGAGCCTGGACCTGGACTTCCCCAGCGTGTGCTCCGAGCAGCCCATCGGCAAGCGGCTCTTCCAGCAGTTCCTGAGGGCGGACGAGAGGCACGTGCCGGCCCTGGGGCTCTGGAAGGATGTCGAGGACTACGACTTGGCCGATGACGACCTCCGGCCGCAGAAGGCCCAGGCCATCCGGGCCGAGTACCTGGACCCCCAGGCCAagctcttctgcagcttcctggaCGAGGGGACGGTGGCGCGTGCCAGGGAGGGGCCAGTGGCCGGCGAGGACGGGCccttccagcccctcctgcaggccACCCTGGAGTACCTGAGCCGGGCCCCCTTCCAGGAGTTCCTGGGCAGCCTGCACTTCCTGCGGTTCCTGCAGTGGAAGTGGCTGGAGGCCCAGCCCATGGGGGAGGACTGGTTCCTGGACTTCAGGGTCCTGGGGCGTGGCGGCTTTGGGGAGGTGTCGGCCTGCCAGATGAAGGCCTCCGGCAAGATGTACGCATGTAAAAAGCTGAACAAGAAGCGgctgaagaaaaggaaggggtaCCAG GGCGCGATGGTGGAGAAGAAGATTCTCGCCAAAGTCCACAGCAGGTTCATAGTGTCTCTGGCCTATGCCTTCGAAACCAAGACCGACCTCTGTCTGGTGATGACCATCATGAATGGAGGTGACATAAG GTACCACATCTACAATGTGGATGAGGAGAACCCGGGCTTCCCGGAGCCGCGTGCCATCTTCTACACGGCCCAGATCATCAGTGGCCTGGAGCACCTGCACCGGCACCGCATCGTCTACCGAGACCTCAAGCCCGAGAACGTGCTCCTGGACGATGACG GCAATGTCCGAATTTCTGACCTTGGGCTGGCCGTGGAGCTGAAGGACGGGCAGACCAAGACCAAGGGCTACGCAGGGACCCCGG GTTTCATGGCCCCGGAGCTCTTGCGGGGGGAGGAGTACGACTTCTCTGTGGATTACTTTGCCCTGGGGGTCACGTTGTACGAGATGATTGCAGCCAGAGGACCCTTCCGAGCCCGCGGAGAGAAG GTGGAGACCAAGGAGCTGAAGCAGAGGATCCTCGAGGAGGCAGTCACCTACCCCGACAAGTTCAGCCAGGCCAGCAGGGGCTTCTGCGAGGCGCTGCTGCAGAAGGACCCCGAGACGCGCCTGGGCTTCAGAGACGGCAGCTGTGACGGGCTCCGTGCCGACCCCCTCTTCAGGGACATCAGCTGGCGGCAGCTGGAGGCCG GGTTGCTCGTGCCTCCCTTCACCCCGGACTCCAGGACCGTCTACGCAAAGAATATCCAGGATGTGGGGGCCTTTTCCACGGTCAAGGGGGTGGTCTTTGACAAAGCGGACACAGACTTCTTCCAAGAGTTTGCCACTGGCACCTGCTCCGTCCCCTGGCAAGAGGAGATGATTGAGACCGGTGTCTTTGGGGAGCTGAATGTGTGGCGCTCTGACGGGCAGATGCCAGATGACATGAAGGGGGTCTCTGTGCAGGCAACCCCCCCGTCCAAGTCGGGAATGTGTCTGGTGTCCTAG